Proteins encoded together in one Pseudoroseomonas cervicalis window:
- a CDS encoding NAD(P)H-dependent oxidoreductase subunit E → MSAPHSHHHEEPASFAFDAESEAQIAKILKRYPEGKQASGVIPLLYVAQKQMGRATGSAWVPRVAMDTIAERLGMAPIRVYEVATFYFMFNTKPIGRFHLQVCGTTPCWLRGSDEVLRACKDAGALSGYGDTSEDGLFTLTEVECLGGCVNAPILQVDDDYYEDLDYESTVKLIEALKRGERPQPGSAKGRLCSAPEGGAETLLDIPLMDAPAGGRPVKE, encoded by the coding sequence GTGAGCGCCCCGCATTCGCACCACCATGAGGAGCCGGCGAGCTTCGCCTTCGACGCCGAGAGCGAGGCGCAGATCGCGAAGATCCTGAAGCGCTACCCGGAAGGCAAGCAGGCCAGCGGCGTCATCCCGCTGCTCTATGTCGCGCAGAAGCAGATGGGCCGCGCCACCGGCAGCGCCTGGGTGCCGCGGGTCGCGATGGACACCATCGCCGAGCGGCTCGGCATGGCGCCGATCCGTGTCTACGAGGTCGCCACCTTCTACTTCATGTTCAACACCAAGCCGATCGGCCGGTTCCACCTGCAGGTCTGCGGCACGACGCCCTGCTGGCTGCGCGGCTCGGACGAGGTGCTGCGGGCCTGCAAGGATGCCGGCGCGCTGTCCGGCTATGGCGACACCAGCGAGGATGGTCTGTTCACCCTGACCGAGGTGGAATGCCTCGGCGGCTGCGTGAACGCGCCCATCCTGCAGGTGGATGACGATTACTACGAAGACCTGGACTACGAGAGCACGGTCAAGCTGATCGAGGCGCTGAAGCGCGGCGAGCGGCCGCAGCCCGGCAGCGCCAAGGGCCGCCTCTGCTCCGCGCCGGAAGGCGGGGCGGAGACGCTGCTCGACATTCCGCTGATGGACGCGCCGGCCGGTGGCCGGCCGGTGAAGGAGTGA
- the nuoF gene encoding NADH-quinone oxidoreductase subunit NuoF produces MALSDKDRIFTNLYGIHHWGLKEAQRRGNWDGTAAIIAKGRDWIIEEMKQSGLRGRGGAGFPTGMKWSFMPKSNPDGRPSYLVVNCDESEPGTCKDRDIVRNDPHTLIEGCLIAGVAMGAHAGYIYIRGEYYNEHLVLQAAIDEAYEAGLLGANAAGSGWDFDLYVHRGAGAYICGEETALIESLEGKKGMPRLKPPFPAAVGLYGCPTTVNNVETIAVVPTILRRGASWFSSFGRPRNSGTKVFCIQGHVNKPCNVEAEMSIPMRELIERYAGGVRGGWDNLLAVIPGGSSTPLLPKHICDDVLMDFDALREHKSGLGTAGVIVMDKSTDIIKAIARLAQFYKHESCGQCTPCREGMGWQKRLMDRMVEGRAEIEEIDLLEGVTRQIEGHTICALADGGVWPVQGLIRHFRPLMEERIRQYKQKHSGGMPLAAE; encoded by the coding sequence ATGGCGCTGAGCGACAAGGACCGCATCTTCACCAACCTCTACGGCATCCATCACTGGGGGCTGAAGGAGGCGCAGCGGCGCGGCAATTGGGACGGCACCGCCGCCATCATCGCCAAGGGGCGGGACTGGATCATCGAGGAGATGAAGCAGTCGGGCCTGCGCGGCCGTGGCGGCGCCGGCTTCCCCACCGGCATGAAGTGGAGCTTCATGCCGAAATCGAACCCGGATGGGCGTCCCTCCTACCTCGTGGTCAATTGCGACGAGTCGGAGCCTGGCACCTGCAAGGACCGCGACATCGTCCGCAACGATCCGCACACGCTGATCGAGGGTTGCCTGATCGCCGGCGTCGCCATGGGCGCGCATGCCGGCTACATCTACATCCGCGGCGAATACTATAACGAGCACCTGGTGCTGCAGGCGGCGATCGACGAGGCCTATGAGGCCGGTCTGCTCGGCGCCAATGCCGCCGGCTCGGGCTGGGATTTCGACCTCTACGTGCATCGCGGCGCCGGCGCCTATATCTGCGGCGAAGAGACGGCGCTGATCGAGAGCCTGGAGGGCAAGAAGGGCATGCCCCGGCTGAAGCCGCCCTTCCCGGCGGCGGTCGGCCTCTATGGCTGCCCGACCACGGTGAACAATGTCGAGACCATCGCGGTGGTGCCGACCATCCTGCGCCGCGGGGCTTCCTGGTTCTCCTCCTTTGGCCGGCCGCGCAATTCCGGCACCAAGGTGTTCTGCATCCAGGGCCATGTGAACAAGCCCTGCAATGTGGAAGCCGAGATGAGCATCCCGATGCGGGAGCTGATCGAGCGCTATGCCGGCGGCGTGCGCGGCGGCTGGGACAATCTGCTGGCGGTGATCCCGGGCGGGTCGTCCACCCCGCTGCTGCCCAAGCATATCTGCGACGACGTGCTGATGGATTTCGACGCGCTGCGCGAGCACAAATCCGGCCTCGGCACCGCCGGCGTGATCGTCATGGACAAGTCCACCGACATCATCAAGGCGATCGCCCGGCTGGCGCAGTTCTACAAGCATGAGAGCTGCGGCCAGTGCACCCCCTGCCGCGAGGGCATGGGCTGGCAGAAGCGCCTGATGGACCGCATGGTCGAGGGCCGCGCCGAGATCGAGGAGATCGACCTGCTGGAGGGCGTCACCCGGCAGATCGAGGGTCACACCATCTGCGCGCTGGCCGATGGCGGCGTGTGGCCGGTGCAGGGGCTGATCCGCCACTTCCGCCCGCTGATGGAAGAGCGCATCCGCCAGTACAAGCAGAAGCACAGCGGCGGCATGCCGCTGGCGGCGGAGTAA
- the nuoG gene encoding NADH-quinone oxidoreductase subunit NuoG has translation MAKVTIDGIEVEVPNGATVLQACEAAGKEIPRFCYHERLSVAGNCRMCLVEVEKAPKPVASCAYPVADGMKVFTDSELVRNARRNVMEFLLINHPLDCPICDQGGECDLQDQATAYGGQGGRYREQKRAVKDKYMGPLVKTIMTRCIQCTRCVRFATEVAGVPELGATGRGEDMQIGTYVEKALTTELSGNLIDICPVGALTSRPYAFVSRPWELRKTDSIDVLDAVGANIRIDTRGPEVLRIMPRTNEDVNEEWMADRGRFSFDGLKRKRLDRPWIRENGKLRPAGWEEAFGVIAAKFKNLPGNRLGAVAGDLVDAESAFALRELMVGLGSANLDCRQDGAAIDVSRRDHYLFNSGIAGIDEADALLIIGSNPRQEAPVLNARIRRRWASGALKVAYIGPEGLNLTYKAEHLGEGPQALSTLLSGTGAFAEVLKGASKPMIILGRAAIARPDGAAVLAAAWELAKQTGALTPEWHGFNLLHLFGGQVGALEAGFVPGPGGLDLAGMLGGGVDALWLLGADGFDPALIPAETFVVYQGHHGDRAAARADVILPGAAYTEKEATYVNTEGRVQRGRLAVHPPGEAREDWRILRAAGAALGVAMQFDSLEALRERLVAANPVFGMVDGRIAGGCADTTGPSAGGASLGSDAFTLALTDYWQADPISRASDTMAECSRIYSDATPKLAAE, from the coding sequence ATGGCCAAGGTTACGATCGACGGGATCGAGGTCGAGGTCCCCAACGGCGCCACCGTGCTGCAGGCCTGCGAGGCGGCGGGGAAGGAAATTCCCCGCTTCTGCTACCATGAGCGCCTGTCGGTGGCCGGCAATTGCCGCATGTGCCTGGTCGAGGTGGAGAAGGCGCCGAAGCCCGTCGCCTCCTGCGCCTATCCGGTCGCCGATGGCATGAAGGTCTTCACGGATAGCGAGCTGGTGCGCAACGCCCGCCGCAACGTGATGGAATTCCTGCTGATCAACCATCCGCTCGACTGCCCGATCTGCGACCAGGGCGGCGAGTGCGACCTGCAGGACCAGGCGACGGCCTATGGCGGCCAGGGCGGCCGCTACCGCGAGCAGAAGCGCGCGGTGAAGGACAAGTATATGGGTCCGCTGGTCAAGACGATCATGACCCGCTGCATCCAGTGCACCCGCTGCGTGCGCTTCGCGACCGAGGTCGCGGGCGTGCCCGAGCTGGGCGCCACCGGCCGCGGCGAGGACATGCAGATCGGCACCTATGTCGAGAAGGCGCTGACCACCGAGCTGTCCGGCAATTTGATCGACATCTGCCCGGTGGGCGCGCTGACCAGCCGGCCCTACGCCTTCGTCTCCCGCCCCTGGGAGCTGCGCAAGACCGACAGCATCGATGTGCTGGACGCGGTGGGTGCGAATATCCGCATCGACACGCGCGGGCCTGAGGTGCTGCGCATCATGCCGCGCACCAATGAGGATGTGAACGAGGAGTGGATGGCCGATCGTGGCCGCTTCTCCTTCGACGGGCTGAAGCGCAAGCGGCTGGATCGTCCCTGGATCCGCGAGAACGGCAAGCTTCGCCCCGCCGGCTGGGAAGAGGCCTTCGGGGTCATCGCGGCCAAGTTCAAGAACCTGCCGGGCAACCGGCTGGGCGCCGTCGCCGGCGACCTGGTCGATGCCGAGAGCGCTTTCGCGCTGCGCGAGCTGATGGTGGGGCTGGGCTCGGCCAATCTCGATTGCCGCCAGGATGGCGCGGCGATCGACGTGTCGCGCCGCGACCACTACCTGTTCAATTCGGGCATCGCCGGCATCGACGAGGCGGATGCGCTGCTGATCATCGGCAGCAATCCGCGCCAGGAAGCCCCGGTGCTGAATGCGCGCATCCGCAGGCGCTGGGCCTCGGGCGCGCTGAAGGTGGCCTATATCGGGCCCGAGGGGCTGAACCTCACCTACAAGGCGGAGCATCTGGGGGAGGGGCCGCAGGCCCTCTCCACCCTGCTCTCCGGCACCGGTGCGTTTGCCGAGGTGCTGAAGGGCGCCAGCAAGCCGATGATCATCCTGGGCCGCGCGGCCATCGCCCGCCCGGATGGCGCGGCGGTGCTGGCCGCCGCCTGGGAGCTGGCGAAGCAGACCGGTGCGCTGACGCCGGAATGGCACGGCTTCAACCTGCTGCATCTGTTCGGCGGCCAGGTCGGCGCGCTGGAGGCCGGCTTCGTGCCCGGCCCGGGCGGGCTGGACCTCGCCGGCATGCTGGGCGGCGGAGTGGACGCGCTCTGGCTGCTGGGCGCCGACGGTTTCGACCCGGCGCTGATCCCGGCCGAGACCTTCGTGGTCTATCAGGGCCATCACGGTGACCGGGCGGCGGCGCGGGCGGATGTCATCCTCCCCGGCGCGGCCTACACCGAGAAGGAAGCGACCTACGTCAACACCGAGGGCCGCGTGCAGCGCGGCCGCCTGGCGGTGCATCCGCCGGGCGAGGCGCGGGAGGATTGGCGCATCCTGCGCGCCGCCGGCGCTGCCCTCGGCGTGGCGATGCAGTTCGACAGCCTGGAGGCGCTGCGCGAGCGGCTGGTCGCCGCCAACCCGGTCTTCGGCATGGTCGATGGCCGCATCGCCGGCGGCTGCGCCGACACCACCGGCCCCTCGGCCGGCGGGGCGAGCCTGGGCTCGGACGCCTTCACCCTGGCGCTGACCGATTACTGGCAGGCCGATCCGATCAGCCGCGCCTCGGACACCATGGCCGAGTGCAGCCGCATCTACAGCGACGCCACGCCCAAGCTGGCGGCGGAGTAA
- the nuoH gene encoding NADH-quinone oxidoreductase subunit NuoH, with the protein MDAFLASPIGILAITVAQTLALLVPLLIGVAYMTYAERKIMAAMQMRKGPNVVGPFGLLQPFADALKMLLKETIIPSGANRALFIFGPMLTLILALIAWAVIPVNEGWAIADINVGVLYLLAISSLGVYGIVIAGWASNSKYAFLGALRSAAQMVSYEVSMGLVIVTVLLCVGSLNLTQIVLAQKTVWFAIPLFPMFIIFFISTLAETNRPPFDLAEGESELVAGFMVEYSSMTYALFFLGEYANMILMSAMTTILFLGGWLPPMDIAPFNWVPGPIWFILKICLCLFTFVWVRATFPRYRYDQLMRLGWKVFLPFSLVWLVLTAFVLKIMGWLPA; encoded by the coding sequence ATGGACGCTTTCCTCGCTTCCCCGATCGGGATCCTGGCGATCACCGTCGCCCAGACCCTGGCGCTGCTGGTGCCGCTGCTGATCGGCGTCGCCTACATGACCTATGCCGAGCGCAAGATCATGGCGGCGATGCAGATGCGGAAGGGGCCGAATGTGGTGGGCCCCTTCGGCCTGCTGCAGCCCTTCGCCGACGCGCTGAAGATGCTGCTGAAGGAGACCATCATTCCTTCCGGCGCCAACCGGGCGCTGTTCATCTTCGGCCCGATGCTGACGCTGATCCTGGCGCTGATCGCCTGGGCGGTGATCCCGGTGAATGAGGGCTGGGCGATCGCCGACATCAATGTCGGTGTGCTCTACCTGCTGGCGATCTCCTCGCTCGGCGTCTATGGCATCGTCATCGCCGGCTGGGCCTCGAATTCGAAGTATGCGTTCCTCGGCGCGCTGCGCTCGGCGGCGCAGATGGTGTCCTACGAAGTCTCGATGGGCCTGGTCATCGTGACCGTGCTGCTCTGCGTGGGCAGCCTGAACCTGACGCAGATCGTGCTGGCGCAGAAGACGGTGTGGTTCGCCATCCCGCTCTTCCCGATGTTCATCATCTTCTTCATCTCGACGCTCGCCGAGACCAACCGCCCGCCCTTCGACCTGGCCGAGGGCGAGTCGGAGCTGGTGGCGGGCTTCATGGTGGAATACTCCTCCATGACCTACGCCCTGTTCTTCCTGGGCGAATACGCCAACATGATCCTCATGTCGGCGATGACCACCATCCTGTTCCTGGGTGGCTGGCTGCCGCCGATGGACATCGCGCCCTTCAACTGGGTGCCGGGGCCGATCTGGTTCATCCTGAAGATCTGCCTCTGCCTGTTCACCTTCGTCTGGGTGCGCGCGACCTTCCCGCGCTACCGCTACGACCAGCTGATGCGTCTCGGCTGGAAGGTGTTCCTGCCCTTCAGCCTGGTCTGGCTGGTGCTGACCGCCTTCGTGCTGAAGATCATGGGGTGGCTGCCGGCATGA
- the nuoI gene encoding NADH-quinone oxidoreductase subunit NuoI, whose translation MATLDRMARSFLLAELASGMALTLKYFFAPNKGTINYPNEKTALSPRFKGEHALRRYANGEERCIACKLCEAVCPALAITIEAEPREDGSRRTTRYDIDMTKCIYCGLCEEACPVDAIVEGPNFEFATETREELIYNKDRLLSNGDRWEPEIARRLELDAPYR comes from the coding sequence ATGGCGACGCTGGACCGCATGGCGCGCAGCTTCCTGCTGGCCGAGCTGGCCTCGGGCATGGCGCTGACGCTCAAGTATTTCTTCGCGCCGAACAAGGGCACGATCAACTATCCCAATGAGAAGACGGCGCTGTCGCCGCGCTTCAAGGGGGAGCACGCGCTGCGCCGCTACGCCAATGGCGAAGAGCGCTGCATCGCCTGCAAGCTGTGCGAGGCCGTCTGCCCGGCGCTGGCCATTACCATCGAGGCCGAGCCGCGCGAGGATGGCAGCCGCCGCACCACGCGCTACGACATCGACATGACGAAATGCATCTATTGCGGGCTGTGCGAGGAAGCCTGCCCGGTGGATGCCATCGTCGAGGGGCCGAATTTCGAGTTCGCGACCGAGACGCGCGAGGAGCTGATCTACAACAAGGATCGGCTGCTCTCGAATGGCGACCGGTGGGAGCCGGAGATCGCCCGGCGGCTCGAGCTCGACGCCCCCTACCGTTGA
- a CDS encoding NADH-quinone oxidoreductase subunit J: MIAALAFYVFAAILIASAVMVVTSRNPVHSVLFLILAFFNAAALFLIAGAEFLAMILVIVYVGAVAVLFLFIVMMLDIDFARLREGFQRYAPIGAVIGAILFLELLFVFGSWQFAPDAAALRLNPAPDAGVSNTEALGLLVYTDYVFLFQVAGLILLVAMIGAIVLTLRDKPANSKRQDIAVQVARGEAVTMKQVPARAGLGQLGILRRPLPEAEKPKALTHDGHGAHGHGAHGHDDHHGGGHH, translated from the coding sequence ATGATCGCCGCACTCGCCTTCTATGTCTTCGCGGCCATCCTGATCGCGTCCGCGGTCATGGTGGTGACCAGCCGGAACCCCGTGCACAGCGTGCTGTTCCTGATCCTGGCGTTCTTCAACGCCGCGGCGCTGTTCCTGATCGCGGGGGCCGAATTCCTGGCGATGATCCTGGTCATCGTCTATGTCGGCGCGGTCGCGGTCCTGTTCCTGTTCATCGTCATGATGCTGGACATCGACTTCGCGCGGCTGCGCGAGGGCTTCCAGCGCTATGCGCCGATCGGCGCGGTGATCGGGGCCATCCTCTTCCTCGAGCTGCTCTTCGTCTTCGGCTCCTGGCAGTTCGCGCCCGACGCGGCGGCGCTGCGGCTGAACCCGGCCCCCGATGCCGGGGTGAGCAACACCGAGGCGCTCGGCCTGCTGGTCTATACGGACTACGTCTTCCTGTTCCAGGTGGCGGGGCTGATCCTGCTGGTCGCGATGATCGGCGCCATCGTGCTGACGCTGCGCGACAAGCCGGCCAACAGCAAGCGCCAGGACATCGCGGTGCAGGTGGCGCGCGGCGAGGCGGTGACGATGAAGCAGGTGCCGGCGCGCGCCGGCCTCGGCCAGCTTGGCATCCTGCGGCGCCCGCTGCCGGAGGCGGAGAAGCCCAAGGCGCTGACGCATGACGGGCATGGCGCTCACGGCCACGGGGCCCATGGGCATGACGACCACCATGGCGGGGGGCACCACTGA
- the nuoK gene encoding NADH-quinone oxidoreductase subunit NuoK gives MLSVGLGHYLTVSAILLVLGVFGIFLNRKNVIVILMAIELILLSVNLNLVAFSAVLQDLTGQVFTMFVLTVAAAEAAIGLAIVVIYFRNRGSIEVEDISTLKG, from the coding sequence ATGCTGAGCGTCGGCCTTGGCCATTACCTCACGGTGAGCGCGATCCTGCTCGTGCTCGGCGTGTTCGGCATCTTCCTGAACCGGAAGAACGTCATCGTCATCCTGATGGCGATCGAGCTGATCCTGCTCTCGGTGAACCTGAACCTGGTGGCCTTCTCGGCCGTGCTGCAGGACCTCACCGGTCAGGTCTTCACCATGTTCGTCCTCACGGTCGCCGCCGCCGAGGCGGCGATCGGCCTGGCCATCGTGGTCATCTATTTCCGCAACCGCGGCAGCATCGAGGTGGAGGATATCTCCACCCTGAAGGGTTAA
- the nuoL gene encoding NADH-quinone oxidoreductase subunit L, which translates to MFVGAVFFPLLGASISGFFGRWIGDKPAQWATVICMALAAFCGLSAFAQVALGHAPATVEILTWLDVGGLQLSWALRYDTLSAMMVGMVTLISTMIHLYSVGYMSHDPTQPRFFAYLSLFTFMMLMLVTADNLLQLFFGWEGVGLASYLLIGYWYEKESANRAAMKAFIVNRVGDLFFMLGMALTFWTFGSIEFNTIFQGVEAARLLTFAGFPVLEVIALLFFLGAMGKSAQIGLHTWLPDAMEGPTPVSALIHAATMVTAGVFLMARMSPLVEYAPNVLGFVTVIGATTAIFAASVGMVQNDIKRVIAYSTCSQLGYMFFAVGVGAYQAAVFHLFTHAFFKALLFLGAGSVIHAMSDEQDIRRMGGIWKKIPVTYAMFWIGSLALAGVPFFAGYYSKDMILEAAFAGHGWTAKYAFIMGMAAAFLTAFYSWRLIIMTFHGTPRADHHTMEHVHESPAVMLIPLFVLALGALFTGAYFYDNFVGHHWAEFWNGAIVNAPHNHIMHEAHEVPSWVPLAPTVAGILGIALAYVFYMFAPGIPGRIAAAVPGLYRFLLNKWYFDELYDRLFVRPARCLAQLLWKVGDVKIIDGMPNGAASLTAQASGRVVKLQSGRVANYAFAMIIGLVLFVSIFLFGVGR; encoded by the coding sequence ATGTTCGTCGGTGCCGTCTTCTTCCCGCTGCTGGGCGCGTCCATCTCCGGCTTCTTCGGCCGCTGGATCGGCGACAAGCCCGCGCAATGGGCGACCGTGATCTGCATGGCGCTGGCCGCCTTCTGCGGCCTCTCGGCCTTCGCGCAGGTCGCGCTCGGCCACGCCCCGGCCACGGTCGAGATCCTGACCTGGCTCGATGTCGGCGGGCTGCAGCTCTCCTGGGCGCTGCGCTACGACACGCTGTCGGCGATGATGGTGGGCATGGTCACGCTGATCTCGACCATGATCCACCTCTACAGCGTCGGCTACATGTCGCATGACCCGACGCAGCCGCGCTTCTTCGCCTATCTCTCGCTGTTCACCTTCATGATGCTCATGCTGGTGACGGCCGACAATCTGCTGCAGCTGTTCTTCGGCTGGGAGGGCGTGGGCCTCGCGAGCTACCTGCTGATCGGCTACTGGTACGAGAAGGAGAGCGCCAACCGCGCGGCGATGAAGGCCTTCATCGTCAACCGCGTGGGCGATCTGTTCTTCATGCTCGGCATGGCGCTGACCTTCTGGACCTTCGGCTCCATCGAGTTCAACACCATCTTCCAGGGTGTCGAGGCGGCGCGGCTTCTCACCTTCGCGGGCTTCCCCGTGCTCGAGGTGATCGCGCTGCTGTTCTTCCTGGGTGCGATGGGCAAGTCGGCGCAGATCGGCCTGCACACCTGGCTGCCGGACGCGATGGAGGGGCCGACCCCGGTCTCCGCCCTGATCCACGCGGCCACCATGGTGACGGCGGGCGTCTTCCTGATGGCGCGCATGTCGCCGCTGGTCGAATACGCGCCGAACGTGCTGGGCTTCGTCACCGTGATCGGCGCGACCACGGCGATCTTCGCCGCCTCGGTCGGCATGGTGCAGAACGACATCAAGCGGGTCATCGCCTATTCGACCTGCTCGCAGCTCGGCTACATGTTCTTCGCGGTCGGCGTCGGCGCCTATCAGGCGGCGGTGTTCCACCTCTTCACCCACGCCTTCTTCAAGGCGCTGCTGTTCCTGGGCGCGGGCTCCGTCATCCACGCCATGTCGGACGAGCAGGATATCCGCCGCATGGGCGGCATCTGGAAGAAGATCCCGGTCACCTACGCCATGTTCTGGATCGGCTCCCTGGCGCTGGCCGGCGTGCCCTTCTTCGCCGGCTACTACTCCAAGGACATGATCCTGGAGGCGGCCTTCGCCGGCCATGGCTGGACGGCGAAGTATGCCTTCATCATGGGCATGGCCGCGGCCTTCCTGACCGCCTTCTACTCCTGGCGGCTGATCATCATGACCTTCCACGGCACGCCGCGCGCCGACCATCACACGATGGAGCATGTGCATGAGAGCCCGGCGGTCATGCTGATCCCGCTCTTCGTGCTGGCGCTGGGCGCGCTGTTCACGGGTGCCTATTTCTACGACAACTTCGTCGGCCATCACTGGGCGGAGTTCTGGAACGGCGCCATCGTCAACGCGCCGCACAACCACATCATGCACGAGGCGCATGAGGTGCCGTCCTGGGTGCCGCTGGCGCCAACGGTGGCCGGCATCCTGGGCATCGCCCTGGCCTATGTGTTCTACATGTTCGCCCCCGGCATCCCGGGGCGGATCGCGGCGGCGGTGCCGGGTCTGTACCGCTTCCTGCTGAACAAGTGGTATTTCGACGAGCTGTATGACCGGCTCTTCGTCCGCCCCGCGCGCTGCCTGGCGCAGCTGCTGTGGAAGGTGGGCGATGTGAAGATCATCGACGGCATGCCGAACGGCGCCGCCAGCCTCACCGCGCAGGCCTCCGGCCGGGTGGTGAAGCTGCAATCGGGGCGGGTGGCGAACTACGCCTTCGCGATGATCATCGGGCTTGTCCTCTTCGTCTCCATCTTCCTCTTTGGGGTCGGCCGATGA
- a CDS encoding NADH-quinone oxidoreductase subunit M produces the protein MNAAGFPLLSLLTFLPLVGAAIILFVRGEEAAIASNARWTALWTSLITFGLSLILWFQFDKSTADFQFVEQLDWMPQFGLGYHMGVDGISVLFVLLSTALVPLCILASWEAVQSRVREYMIAFLVLETMMVGMFSTLDMVLFYIFFEGVLIPMFLIIGVWGGARRVYAAYKLFLYTLLGSLLMLLAMLLLWYQAGTSYIPALFELRIPEHVQTWLFLAFLASFAVKVPMWPVHTWLPDAHVEAPTAGSVILAGVLLKMGAYGFLRFSLPLLPQATEFFAPLIFALSVIAVVYTSLVALAQEDMKKLIAYSSVAHMGIVTIGIFTLNHQGISGAIFQMLSHGVVSGALFLCVGVLYDRVHSREILRYGGVAKVMPSYAMVFMLFTMGSVALPGTAGFPGEFLVIVGAWNANPWVALGAGLGMILGAGYMLYLYRRVIFSKITREDLKALLDLSPREYVTFAPLILLTLWMGIYPSSFLSFFEASVAALVTRHEAAMALPRLAGM, from the coding sequence ATGAACGCCGCGGGTTTCCCCCTGCTGTCGCTGCTCACCTTCCTGCCGCTGGTGGGCGCGGCCATCATCCTGTTCGTGCGGGGGGAGGAGGCGGCGATCGCCTCCAACGCCCGCTGGACGGCGCTGTGGACCAGCCTGATCACCTTCGGCCTGTCGCTGATCCTGTGGTTCCAGTTCGACAAGTCGACGGCGGATTTCCAGTTCGTTGAGCAGCTGGACTGGATGCCGCAATTCGGCCTCGGCTACCACATGGGCGTCGACGGCATCTCGGTGCTGTTCGTGCTGCTCTCGACCGCCCTGGTGCCGCTCTGCATCCTCGCCTCCTGGGAGGCGGTGCAGAGCCGGGTGCGCGAATACATGATCGCCTTCCTGGTCCTCGAGACGATGATGGTCGGCATGTTCAGCACGCTGGACATGGTGCTGTTCTACATCTTCTTCGAGGGCGTGCTGATCCCGATGTTCCTGATCATCGGGGTGTGGGGCGGGGCGCGGCGCGTCTATGCCGCCTACAAGCTGTTCCTCTACACGCTGCTCGGCTCGCTGCTGATGCTGCTGGCGATGCTGCTGCTCTGGTACCAGGCCGGCACCAGCTACATCCCGGCGCTGTTCGAGCTGCGCATCCCCGAGCATGTGCAGACCTGGCTGTTCCTGGCCTTCCTCGCCTCCTTCGCCGTGAAGGTGCCGATGTGGCCGGTGCACACCTGGCTGCCGGACGCGCATGTCGAGGCGCCGACCGCGGGCTCGGTCATCCTGGCCGGCGTGCTGCTGAAGATGGGCGCCTATGGCTTCCTGCGCTTCTCGCTGCCGCTGCTGCCACAGGCGACCGAGTTCTTCGCGCCGCTGATCTTCGCGCTCTCGGTCATCGCCGTGGTCTACACCTCGCTGGTGGCGCTGGCGCAGGAGGACATGAAGAAGCTGATCGCCTATTCCTCGGTCGCCCATATGGGCATCGTGACGATCGGCATCTTCACCCTGAACCATCAGGGCATCTCCGGCGCCATCTTCCAGATGCTGAGCCATGGCGTGGTCTCCGGCGCGCTCTTCCTCTGCGTCGGCGTGCTGTATGACCGCGTCCACAGCCGCGAGATCCTGCGCTATGGCGGCGTCGCCAAGGTGATGCCCTCCTACGCCATGGTGTTCATGCTGTTCACCATGGGCTCGGTCGCGCTGCCCGGCACCGCCGGCTTCCCGGGCGAGTTCCTGGTGATCGTCGGCGCCTGGAACGCCAATCCCTGGGTGGCGCTGGGCGCCGGCCTCGGCATGATCCTGGGCGCGGGCTACATGCTCTACCTCTATCGCCGCGTCATCTTCAGCAAGATCACGCGCGAGGACCTGAAGGCGCTGCTGGATCTCAGCCCGCGCGAATACGTCACCTTCGCGCCGCTGATCCTGCTGACGCTGTGGATGGGGATCTATCCCTCCTCCTTCCTCTCCTTCTTCGAGGCCAGCGTCGCGGCGCTCGTCACGCGGCATGAAGCCGCGATGGCGCTGCCGCGCCTGGCCGGGATGTGA